The Pseudomonas sp. FP198 genomic interval TCTCTTCCATTGCAGAGCCTCGCGCACGGGAAAAAATTCCCCTGGATCGAAAAGCGCCCGGATAAACGGGAGGCTGCCGATATGCCGGGGAACCCTCGCTTCGCTAACACCCTCGAACGTAGCAAGCGCATTGAGGCGACCGCAGTGTGGCGAGGGGATTTATCCCCGCTGGGCTGCGAAGCAGCCCTTGGGATTGGGCCAGGCATTGCGAGGTATTGGTACCAAGGGGCGGTTCGCGCCCAGCGGGGATAAATCCCCTCGCCACAGTTTTGTGCCTGCTGATTATCCAAGGAGCAACCATGATCTTCACAGTGTGGGTAGCGGTGCTCGGTGCCGTGTTGCTGACCCTGGCCCTGACGTCGTCCTACCTGCGCTGGATGCCGGTCACCACCTCGGCCGTGTGCCTGGTGCTGGGCGTCGCCATTGGCCCGGCGGGGCTGGGACTGCTGCGGCTGGGGGTCGACGATTCGTCCGTCTGGATGGAGCACCTGACCGAAGTCGCGGTGGTGTTCTCGCTGTTCGTCAGCGGCCTCAAGCTGCGCCTGCCACTGAAGAACCGCAGCTGGCGCGTGGCCTACGGGCTGGCCGGTCCGGTAATGATCCTGACCATCGTCGGCCTGTGCCTGATCTTGCATTACCTGTTTGGCCTCGGATGGGGCGTGTCCATGCTGATCGGCGCGATGCTCGCGCCCACCGACCCAGTGCTGGCGGCGCTGGTGCAGGTCAATGATGCCCGCGACGATGATCGCGTGCGGTTCGGCTTGTCCGGGGAAGCCGGGCTGAACGACGGCACCGCGTTTCCCTTTGTCATCCTTGGCTTGCTCATGCTGCAGGAAGACGGCAGCGGCTTCCTCGGCGAGTGGGCCTTGCGCAACGTCTTGTGGGCTGTACCGGCGGGGCTGTTGATCGGTTACTGGCTGGGGCGTGGCATCGGCCGGCTGACCTTGTCGATGCGCATCAAGAACGCCGACAGTACCCTGTCGCCAAACGATTACCTGGCCCTGGCCCTGATCGCCCTGGCCTACGTGGCGGCGGAGTCGGTGCAGGGTTATGGCTTTCTTTCGGTGTTCGCCGCCGGCCTGGGATTGCGTCAGGCCGAAGTCGAGTCCACCGATGAAAACGCGCCGCCGGCCGAGCATCTGGTGCAACCGCTGGTGGGCCATGAAGCGGTTGAACCGGAGCAGGCCGTGCACGGCGACACCCAGGCCCTGGACGACGGCCAGGTGGCGGCCGGGGTGATGATGAGCGACATGCTGGCGTTCGGCAGCCTGGTGGAGCGCTCCATGGAAGTATTCCTGGTCACACTGCTCGGCGTGGTCCTTGCCCATCACTGGGATTGGCGGGCCCTGGCCATCGGCGCCTTGCTGTTCGCGGTGATTCGCCCGTTGAGCGTGCTGGCGATGCCTTGGGGGAGATTGCTGGATGGCCCGCAACGGTTATTGATCGGCTGGTTCGGCATACGCGGCATCGGCAGCCTGTTTTACCTGTTCTACGCCTTGAATCATCACCTGCAACCCGAAGTGGCACAACTGTGCATCGACCTTACGCTGTCAGTGGTGGCGCTGAGCATCCTGGTCCATGGCCTGAGCACCCAACCCGCACTGGCGTGGTATGAGCGCCGAAAAAAGTGACAGTCAGCCACCCGGGTCGGTCACTTGGATGAACACCGAATACACCCCGAGCAACACCCAGAACACCGCGAAGATCCACGGTGTGCGCACCGAAAACAGCAGCGACTTGCGATAACCCTTGTGGGTCGATTCACGCTCGCTGAACAGCGGCGACTCGTCATAGGCCAGACCCATCAACGGCTCACTGCGCAGCAACTCACTCTGTTTGAAATGCCAGTGGTCAATGATCTCGTAGGCCGCCCGAATGCCCGGCCAGGCGTTGAGCGAACTCAGGAAACCGAGCAGCGCCAGAAATGGCGGCACAATCAGCGTGAAAAGCTTGCCCCACTCCGGATTCAGGTTGGCCATGCACGACGCGAAGGCAATCACCAGGAAAGACTGTGCGGCCAGATACGCGTCGGTTCGATTGGCGAGAATACTAGTTTCGTACTGGATTTCCCGCCGATAGAAATCCAGCCGCTCCTTGGGCGAGCCAAACAGCTTGGCATTGTGCTCGGTCAGTTCTTCTTCAGGCGTAGGGTGAGTCAGGATTCTGGGCATCGCGCGGATAGTGCCTCGGCTTGATCGGGGTGCATGTAGAAATGATCGCCGTGGCCGAGTTCAAAGCAATCGACCG includes:
- a CDS encoding sodium:proton antiporter → MIFTVWVAVLGAVLLTLALTSSYLRWMPVTTSAVCLVLGVAIGPAGLGLLRLGVDDSSVWMEHLTEVAVVFSLFVSGLKLRLPLKNRSWRVAYGLAGPVMILTIVGLCLILHYLFGLGWGVSMLIGAMLAPTDPVLAALVQVNDARDDDRVRFGLSGEAGLNDGTAFPFVILGLLMLQEDGSGFLGEWALRNVLWAVPAGLLIGYWLGRGIGRLTLSMRIKNADSTLSPNDYLALALIALAYVAAESVQGYGFLSVFAAGLGLRQAEVESTDENAPPAEHLVQPLVGHEAVEPEQAVHGDTQALDDGQVAAGVMMSDMLAFGSLVERSMEVFLVTLLGVVLAHHWDWRALAIGALLFAVIRPLSVLAMPWGRLLDGPQRLLIGWFGIRGIGSLFYLFYALNHHLQPEVAQLCIDLTLSVVALSILVHGLSTQPALAWYERRKK